The genomic interval AACTCCTTACGGCTTCATTCATTGTGCCGGATACGGCGGCCCGTATCACAAGATTACAGAAGTGAGCGAGGAAGAATGGGATCGAATTTTTTCGATCAACATTCGGTCCGCGTTCCAGATCACGAAGTGGATTCTCCCTATATTCATAAATTTGAATTTAGGAAGACTCTTGTTCGTCGCATCTTCTTTGTCTCTTAAGGGATCTGCGAACTCGGTCGCCTATTCTTCTTCTAAACACGCTCTCATAGGCTTTGTTCGATCCTTAGCCGATGAGTGGGGACCACTCGGTATTTCGATCAACGCAATCAGCCCCGGTTATATCGAAACAAAGATGGGAATTCAGGAAGACCAAGTGGACGATCATAGGAAGAAAATTTTGGAGATGACACCTTCGAGAAAAATTGCGGATCCATTGGAAATTGCAAGAGTGATTCTTTTTTTGTTGAGTCCGGATTCCGGTTATATCAATGGCGCAAACTGGGCGGCCGACGGTGGAATCACTGCGGTTTGAAGGAATGAAAGGGTCCTTAGAGTCTTTGTGTCTCGGCAAGTTTTTTATAGAAAGCGTAGGAGACTACGAAGAGTTTTATGATTCCTAGGTCGGGGTTCTTTCAAATTCGAAGGTGTATCGTCCGAAAAGCGGGTTTGGTTCGATTTCTAACTCCCTGGAAATGAGATTTTGTCGTAAATCGAGGGTCCAGATCATTCTGTAAACCTCGTGAAACCTAGGAACTCCCTGGTTCATTGTATCCACGATAGAATCTCCAACTCCAACGTCGTCCAACCAAAGCATATAATTAAAAAGATAACATCTCGAAACCCCGTGTGCCGCCGCCAATGCTCCTAAAACAGCCCAGGCACCAGTATTGACCCGAATACTCATCTTCTTCATTTTCCCGACGCCCCGATTGTACTGAATCTTCCCAGCCCTCCAATGCAAACGCCTTAAACAACTCAGATACTTCGTATATCTCCGTAGTAAGTAGGGGAGTTTTCTCCGAAGAGCATTCTTTTCTTCCAGACTGAGCGCGTCCCAATAGGAAAGCGGAATTAAGATCGAATCCGTACCCAAAGAACCCTCGATCAACGCAGACTCAATTTTTCTGTCAGAACTAAACGAAAGAGTTTCCATACACTTTCTCCGGTTCCAATCTCGCGCATCATAGGGTCAAATTTAGAAAAAGAATTCAAAAGAATTTAAAATTTTTTGAAGAGATTTTTACGATAACCAAAAAGAATATTTTAGAAAGGACATCCGGAAAAAAACAAATCCCAAAATCGTAGAAGAAAGGTCATCAAAAATGATCTGATCTTTCTCGAAGGAAACGTTCGACAATCTTGCGATCCCTAACCTTTTGAAAAAAAACGGAACAAAAAAGGACTTAGCCAGCCACCAAACTTTTTCCCTTTACAGAAACACAATCAACTTAGATCGAAAAAATGATCTCTCAAACGTTTCTGTTCTTCGGAAGGATGCTCCTCGAACTTAAACTGACTCGTCTGAAAACGTTTCGAGAGTTTCATCTTCCTCTTAAGAATTTTTCCCTTCCTCGCGATCAAAAGTTCGATCTTATCACCGGACTTGAATTGTTTCAAAAGATCTTTTCGATTTCCCGAATGAATCCGATTTCCGTTCAACGAAATCCATTCGTCTCCCTGACTTAAATCGACGGAAGGATCCAGAATCTTCCAATCAATCTTACTGATGACAAGATTCCCTCTTTCTTCTCTCGTTCCAAAACCGAGCTCCACGCCGGGATTCGAATCCACTCGTATAACACCGATTTTGTGGAAATATCTTTCGATCGGAATCACGACCGGTTTCTCCAGATATACTCCGAATTCCAACTTTAGATCGACTCCTGTATTTCGTTTGGCCGCTTCAAAGAATTCAGATTTTGTAAACCCTCGATTCTTCCCAATATGAAAGAATTGATAAACTTCTCTCATCGCGTCCAAAAGTGACTTTTTGCCGGAAGTTTCCGAAAGAAGATAAAGGTCCATCGCGAGCGCGAGAATCCCTCCTTTCACATAATACGAAATTCCGGTATTTCCCGCATTCGGATCGTTCGGACGATTGTAGAATTTGGTCCAAGCGGTATAAGAAGAATCTTCCAAACTCATCCAGGATTCTCCTTCCGATTTTTCCAGACTCTGAAGATCCTCCATCACCTTCGCGAGATAGTTCTCCGCGTTTAAATGTTTCGTCTTCACCAAAAAGTAAGCGTCATAGAAAGAAGTGATTCCTTCTGCAATCCAGAGTTCCCGTGTCAGATTCGGTTTCTGATAATCGAAAGGGCCGAGCGCGATCGGACGAATCCTTTTTACGTTCCAAAGATGAAAGTATTCATGAGAAAGAAGTTCTAAAAGTTTGAGATAACCGTCCTTACTCAACGCCTTCAGTGGATCGTACATATTTACGGAAGAATTTAGATGTTCCAGACCGCCGTATGCCCCTTCCGAAAGAATCAGAACAAACAGATAACGCGAATTAGGTGCTCCACCGAAAGAGCGGATTTGTTCCTCCGTAATCTTCCGAAGGTCACGGATCAGATTTTTCTGAACGGATTTAGACAATTCTCCTTCAAGAACGATCTCATGTTCACATTCTCCGGAGGTGAAGGAAATCGCCGGACGATTGGACAACAAGATCGGAGAATCCATCCATTCGTCCAAGGACGCGGCGGATCTTTTCTTGCCTTTTCCGGATAAACCGGAATGGCAAAATTCAAAAGGAAGAGAATTCGATATTTCTAATGTGATTTCGGAAATTTCAAGATTCTTAGGATAAAGAAACAATGCGGGCGGATGTAAAAGACAGAATTCCGTGGTGAAATAATTGGAACGCACCGAGTAGTCGAAACCATAGACTACGTAACGAATTCGAAACGATTCTCCGTCCGAAACTACGCTCCAGGAATCCAATCCGATCGGATTGATTTCCAGAGACTTTCCGTTCTTCCCGGAAACAAAGGCTTCTATTTTATGGAGATGTCTGGAATAATCCCGCACCATATACGATCCGGGAGACCAGACAGGAAGGGAAAGAACGGTTTCTTTTTCGGGAGACACAATCTCCAATTCTACTTGAAGATAGTGTCCTGTGAGTTGATATTCTTGAACAGAAAAGCGAAGTTTAGACAATCATTTACCGCTTGCTTTGGAAATCTCCTGGAGAGTTTCTTCTACCGTGGTCGTCGGGTCAACTTTTCTCCAAACCTTTTGTATTTTCCCATCCGGAGAAATCAAAAAAGAATCCCGAGAAAGACCTTTAAAAACTCTTCCTTTCCATTCTTGATCTCCATAAACTCCCAGCGCTTCGCTCAAAGAATGATTGGGATCGGATAACAGAGGAAAGTTTAAAGAATACTTTTGAATAAAATTCTCATGCGATCCGAGGTCGTCCAAGCTTACGCCGTAGACCTTCGCTCCGATCTTCTTAAATTCTCCAATATTATCTCTATAACTGCAGGCTTGTTTTGTACATCCCGGGGTATCGTCTTTCGGATAAAAATAGAGTAGGGTCCAAGAACCTGCGATGTCCTCGGGAAGTTTTACACTCTTCCCTTCGCTACTTTCCAAACTGATTGCGGGAAGAGACGTTCCTAATGTTGGGTCTGACATTCAAATTTCCTCATCAAATTATTTCACTCCGGAGATCCGGATATTGAAATCTTATGCGAATCGAAAGACTTGCAACCGCTTTTCAAAATCGAACCTAAGAATTGAATCGAATCCGGAATAAAAATGTTGAAAATTCAACAATCTAAACTTCTAATCCCTATACTTCACCGAGAAACAACGATTTCTCTAAACGGAAAAACCAACTTTGAAAACGATTCTATTCTTCCTCTTTGCATTTCTTCCTGCCATACTCTCATCTGAAACTCAAGAAAATTGGAAACCAATCGATCTCCGCGCGCAGACTTGGTTCGCTGTTGAAGGTTTTCAGAATAAGAATCTCGACGGACTCGATTCTTCTTCCGAAACCGTAAAAAAAATCACTTCGTTTCCGATCGTCATGAATGAGATCTTCGAAGTTCCGATCGGGGAAGGTCTCAAAGAATATACTCTGCAAACCCGTTTCTTTTTAGAAGGTGATCTTCAAGAAACCAAAATCTACAAACCTATTTTTCTTTATTTAGAATCAATCGGTGAAAACTGGGAAATTTTTCTGAACGGATATTCTTTGAGTAGAGAAATTCACCTGGATCCTGCAAAAAAAGAAATGCTCGTACGAAGGACGATTCGCAACTTTCGATTGCCCATCGATTCGAGTCTTTTAAAAAAAGGGGAAAACGTTCTCACTTTTCGTTTGATCGGAGATTCTCCCGCAACCGCGCTTTCGAAAAATTTGGATCTCGGCTTTTACATAGACGGTG from Leptospira stimsonii carries:
- a CDS encoding SDR family NAD(P)-dependent oxidoreductase; its protein translation is MSVTKKESENKKNVILTGGSGGLGRAIVSLLVSEGYSVTNLDLKYPENLLDGEFFLPTDLTQDSELYSSLEKWKEYVSSENLTPYGFIHCAGYGGPYHKITEVSEEEWDRIFSINIRSAFQITKWILPIFINLNLGRLLFVASSLSLKGSANSVAYSSSKHALIGFVRSLADEWGPLGISINAISPGYIETKMGIQEDQVDDHRKKILEMTPSRKIADPLEIARVILFLLSPDSGYINGANWAADGGITAV
- a CDS encoding DUF1564 domain-containing protein — its product is METLSFSSDRKIESALIEGSLGTDSILIPLSYWDALSLEEKNALRRKLPYLLRRYTKYLSCLRRLHWRAGKIQYNRGVGKMKKMSIRVNTGAWAVLGALAAAHGVSRCYLFNYMLWLDDVGVGDSIVDTMNQGVPRFHEVYRMIWTLDLRQNLISRELEIEPNPLFGRYTFEFERTPT
- a CDS encoding M61 family metallopeptidase, translating into MSKLRFSVQEYQLTGHYLQVELEIVSPEKETVLSLPVWSPGSYMVRDYSRHLHKIEAFVSGKNGKSLEINPIGLDSWSVVSDGESFRIRYVVYGFDYSVRSNYFTTEFCLLHPPALFLYPKNLEISEITLEISNSLPFEFCHSGLSGKGKKRSAASLDEWMDSPILLSNRPAISFTSGECEHEIVLEGELSKSVQKNLIRDLRKITEEQIRSFGGAPNSRYLFVLILSEGAYGGLEHLNSSVNMYDPLKALSKDGYLKLLELLSHEYFHLWNVKRIRPIALGPFDYQKPNLTRELWIAEGITSFYDAYFLVKTKHLNAENYLAKVMEDLQSLEKSEGESWMSLEDSSYTAWTKFYNRPNDPNAGNTGISYYVKGGILALAMDLYLLSETSGKKSLLDAMREVYQFFHIGKNRGFTKSEFFEAAKRNTGVDLKLEFGVYLEKPVVIPIERYFHKIGVIRVDSNPGVELGFGTREERGNLVISKIDWKILDPSVDLSQGDEWISLNGNRIHSGNRKDLLKQFKSGDKIELLIARKGKILKRKMKLSKRFQTSQFKFEEHPSEEQKRLRDHFFDLS
- a CDS encoding peroxiredoxin, which produces MSDPTLGTSLPAISLESSEGKSVKLPEDIAGSWTLLYFYPKDDTPGCTKQACSYRDNIGEFKKIGAKVYGVSLDDLGSHENFIQKYSLNFPLLSDPNHSLSEALGVYGDQEWKGRVFKGLSRDSFLISPDGKIQKVWRKVDPTTTVEETLQEISKASGK